ATAAAGCCAAACTGGCACGTGGTGCTGCCATAATAACTGAAAAGCCATTCACAAACGTACCTTCTGTGTCAGTGTACATCGAAAAATTGTGCAAGATCTTGAAAAAGAATCTTTCGGTTTTCTTTGACACAGATATTGTTGAAGATTCTTTTATGCTGTCACTTTATATTGCTTTGAACTCTGAAAAATACAATAAACTATGGGTCTTCACAGGTGGTCTTGAAGAGGATTTGGCTTGTACTCTTTGAAGTTTTCGAAGAGTATCGCAAACGTCTTCACAGGTGGTCTTGAAGAGGATTTGGCTGTCAAATCTTCAGCTTTAATTCACTTAAAAGAGGAAATCTGTAAGAAATCTGGCAAAATATTGTTCAACCAGGAAGACTTTTCGAATGCCAATGAGGCTCTGAATTTTGCATCACAAAAAGATTACAATGTGCCATTCTTGGTGTCTTTTTCAGATAAAAGAAGCTTTAATTACTTGAATCAATCTTTTCAAAGACTCAGCGAGAAAGTGGAAAACTGCGTGAAAAGAGAGATATTTGAAAAGATATCTGGTGTGAATTTACTTTATACATCTGGCAGCCTTGAAAAAGAAGATTTTCCAAAAGAGGTTTGTAAAATTCACAAAATAATTGACAAAATCGTATCCAACGGTGGAATTCCCCATATCTCCTTGCTCGGTCCCGCTTCACTTGCAATGGGTGTAGGAGCCATGCTTGGTTCACAGAACCCTGTGGTTTTGTATCACTATCAAGATAATGAATATCACAAGGTAATAGATTTAAGAAAAAATACCAGAATCATCAAGAAACTGAAAGATGTAAATTCATTTGAGAAGATTCGTTTCGAGGAAGTTGGTAATGGAAGAGATTGTGCTTTTGTAGTTCAATTTGCTTCACATTCACCATTTGCTGATGTCGAAGAATTTCTCAAACGACGGAATTTAAGTACCAGGATGATCAAAATTTCTCACGCAGATACTGGGGGAATAACACTTGGAGACTGGTCATGTGAAGTTGCCGAATTGATGAGTCTATTTCAATTCATCAAAACTAAGAGACATTTCAAGCGCTTTCACTTCTTTTTAAGTGTTCCTTTGCCTATAGCATTTGCCTTAGGTATGGCTATAGGTCATTTTGTGAACGCTTCAATTTATCAATATGATAGCAAAAAAAGTTACTTTGAAGCATTGAGACTGGAAAAATTGCAACTTTGAAGAATGACTCTTTCGAAAAAACAAAAAATAGGAGAAGCAACATCCTTTGTATTATTTATCCCAAACACTCTGTCTTTTTGCCCCTTTATCGTACCCTTGAC
The DNA window shown above is from Thermotoga profunda AZM34c06 and carries:
- a CDS encoding SAVED domain-containing protein; the protein is MYSLKFSKSIANVFTGGLEEDLAVKSSALIHLKEEICKKSGKILFNQEDFSNANEALNFASQKDYNVPFLVSFSDKRSFNYLNQSFQRLSEKVENCVKREIFEKISGVNLLYTSGSLEKEDFPKEVCKIHKIIDKIVSNGGIPHISLLGPASLAMGVGAMLGSQNPVVLYHYQDNEYHKVIDLRKNTRIIKKLKDVNSFEKIRFEEVGNGRDCAFVVQFASHSPFADVEEFLKRRNLSTRMIKISHADTGGITLGDWSCEVAELMSLFQFIKTKRHFKRFHFFLSVPLPIAFALGMAIGHFVNASIYQYDSKKSYFEALRLEKLQL